From the Synechococcus sp. KORDI-49 genome, the window GGCCACCGGCGGCAGCAGCTGAACAGCCAGTGCCGGGTAGCTCAGCTCGCTGTCGGTCTGCTCGGGCAGCAGCACCACGGCGGCCAGCGCCACCACCACCCAGAGCCAGCTCCGGATCAGATAGTTGACCACCAGAAACACCCAGCCGGCGAGCCGGGCCTGTTGCTCATCACGGGTGGCGAGCATGCGTTGGATGAATTCACCGCCACCGTCGCTGCGACGGAAACTCCACCACTGCACCGCGAGGTAGGCGGTGAACATCGGCACGCTGATGCCGGCACCCTCCAGCCAGCGGATGCCGCCGTCCTGCCAGTTCCAGGGCACCAGGCTCAGCAGCTCCGGGCGACCGAGATCCTGCAGCTGACTGAGCAGAGCATCCATACCGCCGGCAGCCCGCAGCGCCGCCACCGCGACGACCAGAGCACCGACGAGAGCCAGCAGCAACTGAATCAGATCCGTGACCACCACCGCCCAGAGCCCGCCGGCGACGGTGTAACTGATCACAAGCAGGGCCACCACCGCCAGCAGCCAGACGGTGTCGGTGATGCCCAGAGCAGCCGGCTGGCCGGACACGATGCCGAGCGCTTCAACAACCTTGCGCAGCGCAAGAAAGGCGTAACCGATGCCGATGCAGTTCACCGGCAAAGCCAGCAGAAAGGCCTTGATGCCCCGCAGCCAGGCGGCAGCGGCCCCGCCGTAGCGCAGTTCCGTGAAAGCGGCGTCGGTGAGCACACCGCTGCGACGCCAGAGCGGAGCGAAGACCACCGCCATCGCGACGTGGGCCAGCCCGAAACTCCACCACTCCCAGTTACCGGCAAGGCCGCGGGACCCCACCAGCCCGGCGACATACAGCGGCGTGTCGATCGAGAAGGTGGTGGCTGCCATCGAGGCACCAGCCAGCCAGCCGCTGAGCCGACGCCCGGCAACGAAGTAATCGTCCTCGCCGCGATTGCGACGCGCCAGCCACAACCCGAGCACCAGGGTCATGACCAGATAGGCGATCAGCAGGACCCAATCGATCGCCGCCATGAACAGGTCTCAGCTCGCAGAAGTTTCCCGCATCTGTCGCCTGAGCTGACCACAGGCGGCGTTCTGATCCAGACCACGGCTGGCCCGCAGGCTCACCGCCACGCCGCGGCGCTCGAGAACGCGACGGAACGCATGGATCCGCTGAGGGGTGGGGCGCTGGAACTCCTCCTCCTCGATCGGGTTGTAGGCGATCAGATTCACGTGACTCTGAAAGCCGCCGACCCGATCGGCCAGCTCTTCAGCGTGCTCAGGCCGGTCGTTGAGCGTCCCGAGCAGGATGTATTCGAAGCTGACGCGACGGCCGGTCACCGCCAGATAGTGACGGCAGTCCTCCAGCAGAGCGTCGTAGGGGTAGGTGCTCGCGGTGGGGATCAGCTCCTCGCGCAGCTGCTGATTGGGGGCATGCAGGCTGACGGCGAGGGTGAACTGGGCGCGACCCAGCCGCTCGAGGGCGAGTTCTGC encodes:
- a CDS encoding sodium:solute symporter family protein — encoded protein: MAAIDWVLLIAYLVMTLVLGLWLARRNRGEDDYFVAGRRLSGWLAGASMAATTFSIDTPLYVAGLVGSRGLAGNWEWWSFGLAHVAMAVVFAPLWRRSGVLTDAAFTELRYGGAAAAWLRGIKAFLLALPVNCIGIGYAFLALRKVVEALGIVSGQPAALGITDTVWLLAVVALLVISYTVAGGLWAVVVTDLIQLLLALVGALVVAVAALRAAGGMDALLSQLQDLGRPELLSLVPWNWQDGGIRWLEGAGISVPMFTAYLAVQWWSFRRSDGGGEFIQRMLATRDEQQARLAGWVFLVVNYLIRSWLWVVVALAAVVLLPEQTDSELSYPALAVQLLPPVALGLVVVSLVAAFMSTVSTSVNWGASYLTHDLYQRFLRPRAGSRELLLIGQLTTVLLLLLGVITALVSDSIGTVFRLVIAIGSGPGVVLVLRWFWWRVNAAAELAAMLCGFGVGLLTSVIPLVRIDDYGIRLTVITGVSAVVWLTALLLAPPESDEVLERFVRQVRPPGPGWARLRQRVGVTPLETLPALLRRFLLANGVLFGGLLGTGAFLLHQHLAGWSGLALLVLCVLLLRRSNQQNAATSP